A genomic window from Alkalihalobacillus sp. AL-G includes:
- a CDS encoding DMT family transporter — translation MKLYASLITLSLIWGMSFLFIKVLVEDIGAWGIVFIRCTFGALTLIGIMLIQRKKIFPKGLPWKTLLVVGLFNAMIPWGLIAISETKISSSLASIVNATTPIWTSVIGVIFFSIHLKYKQWFGVLIGFIGILILINLDINQFFKEDLVGMGTMIAATLCYGFSSQYTKRNLQGLSVMIISLFTLLIGAFGSLSVMLLTGEVITIEAVTEPVSIAAFIGLGVFGSGLAYLLFYYMIQKGSAEFATFVTYLVPITAMLWGHFLLDEYIPPYALYGLVLIFLGVYLSTRKTMRQQTQNVSEVTGR, via the coding sequence ATGAAACTATATGCTTCGTTAATAACGTTAAGCTTGATCTGGGGAATGTCTTTTTTATTTATAAAAGTACTTGTCGAAGATATCGGAGCATGGGGAATCGTTTTTATCCGTTGTACATTCGGTGCACTTACGCTGATTGGAATAATGTTGATACAACGTAAAAAAATCTTTCCTAAGGGACTTCCGTGGAAGACATTACTGGTTGTCGGTTTATTTAATGCAATGATTCCATGGGGGCTGATTGCAATCAGTGAAACGAAAATTTCGAGCAGCCTCGCTTCAATCGTGAATGCAACGACTCCTATTTGGACGAGTGTAATCGGTGTAATTTTCTTTTCGATTCATTTAAAATATAAGCAATGGTTCGGTGTTCTGATCGGTTTTATCGGGATATTGATATTGATCAATCTTGATATCAATCAGTTCTTTAAAGAAGACCTTGTTGGGATGGGCACGATGATTGCGGCAACACTATGCTATGGATTCAGCTCGCAATATACAAAACGAAACCTGCAGGGGCTTAGTGTAATGATCATTTCATTATTTACGCTGTTAATCGGTGCCTTCGGGAGTCTGAGCGTGATGCTGCTTACAGGAGAGGTCATTACTATTGAAGCAGTGACAGAACCTGTTTCGATCGCAGCATTTATAGGACTTGGGGTGTTCGGTTCCGGACTTGCATATTTACTTTTTTATTACATGATTCAAAAGGGAAGTGCGGAATTTGCTACCTTTGTTACTTATCTCGTTCCGATTACTGCAATGCTTTGGGGGCACTTCCTTTTAGACGAGTATATTCCTCCATATGCCTTATATGGTTTGGTTCTTATTTTCCTGGGTGTTTATTTGTCAACGAGGAAAACAATGAGACAACAAACTCAAAATGTCTCAGAAGTAACCGGTCGTTAG
- a CDS encoding Cof-type HAD-IIB family hydrolase, whose translation MAHKIVFFDIDGTLLDQNKRLPIGARKAIQELKERKIPIVIATGRAPFMFKPLLMDLGIDSFISFNGQFVSCQNERIYENPIDLEVLERLVSQSKDGDHPMVFLNEDEGRTTHDRHPHVTKSMDDLKLSYPLHDPEFYKRRPIYQALLYCEKGEKELAYRSTYNDFDFIRWHRYSMDVLPKYGSKAIGIQKMIDHLGYLKEDVVAFGDGLNDLEMLEFAGTGVAMGNGKEEAKRSADFVTKAVDDDGIRYGLKKLDLIT comes from the coding sequence ATGGCACACAAGATTGTATTTTTTGATATAGATGGTACTTTGTTGGATCAAAATAAGCGTTTGCCCATAGGGGCAAGGAAAGCTATTCAGGAATTAAAAGAACGCAAAATACCGATTGTTATTGCAACAGGTCGAGCACCGTTCATGTTTAAACCGTTGTTGATGGACTTAGGGATAGATAGTTTTATCAGCTTCAATGGCCAATTTGTTTCTTGTCAAAATGAGCGTATTTATGAAAATCCAATTGATCTCGAAGTATTGGAACGCCTTGTTTCACAATCAAAAGATGGGGATCATCCGATGGTGTTTTTAAATGAGGATGAAGGGCGCACCACCCATGATCGTCATCCGCATGTAACCAAATCAATGGACGATCTAAAGCTTTCATACCCACTACATGATCCTGAATTTTATAAAAGAAGGCCGATTTACCAAGCATTGTTATATTGTGAAAAAGGCGAAAAAGAGCTCGCATACAGAAGCACGTACAATGATTTTGACTTTATCCGTTGGCACCGTTACTCAATGGATGTCCTTCCGAAGTATGGTTCTAAAGCAATCGGAATTCAAAAAATGATTGATCATCTTGGATACCTTAAAGAGGATGTTGTTGCATTCGGGGACGGATTAAACGATTTAGAAATGCTCGAATTCGCTGGTACGGGTGTTGCGATGGGAAATGGAAAAGAAGAGGCAAAACGCTCGGCAGACTTTGTAACAAAAGCTGTTGATGATGATGGAATTAGATACGGTTTAAAGAAACTTGACCTGATCACCTGA
- the def gene encoding peptide deformylase, protein MITMKDIIKEGDPVLRKRAEEVTLPPKEKDLNTLKEMHEFLVNSQDPDMSVKYNLRPGIGLAAPQIGLSKRMIAVLIEDENEKLYSYALFNPRIVSHSVQLAYLESGEGCLSVDRDVPGFVPRYAKIKVKAIDIDGNEIELRLKGLPAIVFQHEIDHLNGIMFYDHFDKEDPFNRPDGISIGR, encoded by the coding sequence ATGATCACAATGAAGGATATTATAAAAGAAGGGGATCCGGTCCTTCGTAAGAGAGCAGAGGAAGTTACTCTCCCTCCAAAAGAAAAAGATCTCAATACATTGAAGGAAATGCATGAATTTCTTGTTAATAGTCAAGATCCTGATATGAGTGTAAAATACAATCTTAGACCAGGAATTGGACTTGCAGCACCGCAAATCGGTCTGTCCAAGCGAATGATCGCCGTTTTGATTGAGGATGAGAATGAAAAATTATATAGCTATGCCTTATTTAACCCCCGAATTGTAAGCCATTCCGTTCAACTTGCTTACCTCGAATCGGGAGAAGGTTGTTTGTCCGTTGACCGTGATGTCCCTGGATTTGTGCCACGCTATGCAAAAATCAAAGTAAAGGCAATCGATATTGATGGTAACGAAATCGAGCTTCGCCTCAAAGGTTTACCCGCAATCGTGTTCCAGCATGAAATTGATCACCTAAATGGAATTATGTTTTATGATCACTTTGATAAAGAAGATCCATTTAATCGACCAGACGGAATCTCAATAGGAAGGTAA
- a CDS encoding YkyA family protein, with protein MFIKKIAFVLVIFILLLSGCSFGPSAEEKIYEHLEKTVSLEAGFAEVQEPLVKAETEEQKIFSEILKLSMKELDKIKTLSDKAAELAQSRAELLEKEKDSIHSAYEEFISIEPLVKELEVKEIKDKADELVTTMNNRYDQYNELHNAYGKALEMDQGLYEMLKKEDLTLDKLKSYIDQLNQQYERVFDEQEKFNELTDRYNDQKQSFYKEAGFTTK; from the coding sequence TTGTTCATCAAGAAAATCGCATTCGTGTTGGTCATTTTCATTCTTTTGTTATCAGGTTGCTCATTTGGGCCGTCTGCAGAAGAAAAGATTTATGAACATCTTGAAAAAACGGTTTCATTAGAGGCGGGATTTGCAGAGGTTCAAGAACCGCTCGTAAAGGCAGAAACAGAAGAGCAAAAGATTTTTTCGGAAATATTAAAATTGAGTATGAAAGAGTTGGATAAAATAAAAACTCTTTCTGATAAAGCAGCTGAGCTTGCGCAATCCAGAGCGGAGTTACTGGAAAAAGAGAAGGACAGTATACATAGTGCATATGAGGAATTCATATCGATTGAACCACTGGTTAAAGAACTAGAAGTGAAAGAAATAAAAGACAAAGCTGATGAGCTAGTTACAACGATGAATAATCGGTATGACCAATATAATGAACTTCATAATGCATATGGAAAAGCGTTGGAAATGGATCAGGGACTGTACGAGATGCTTAAAAAGGAAGACCTGACTCTCGATAAACTAAAAAGCTATATTGATCAGTTGAACCAACAGTATGAACGTGTGTTTGATGAACAAGAAAAGTTTAATGAATTGACTGATCGATATAATGACCAAAAACAATCGTTTTATAAAGAGGCTGGTTTTACAACAAAATAA
- the pdhA gene encoding pyruvate dehydrogenase (acetyl-transferring) E1 component subunit alpha — protein sequence MGTKTFKKIEEEFETFQILDEEGEIVNKEAMPDLSDEDLQELMKRMVYTRIWDQRAISLNRQGRLGFYAPVAGQEASMLGSHYALDKEDFILPGYRDVPQIVFHGLPLYQAFLFSRGHFHGNQVPEGVNVIAPQIIIGAQITQTAGVALGLKKRGKKNIAITYTGDGGASQGDFYEGINFAGAFNAPAVFVVQNNRFAISVPVEKQSAAKTIAQKAVAAGIHGIQVDGMDVLAVYVATKQARERAMNEEGPTLIETLTYRYGPHTMAGDDPTRYRTEDMDNEWEKKDPLVRFRKYLESKDLWSEEKENEVVEKAKEEIKAAIKKTDETPKQKVTDLIDIMYEKLPKNLEEQMEEYKEKESK from the coding sequence ATGGGTACAAAAACCTTTAAGAAAATCGAAGAGGAATTTGAAACGTTCCAAATACTTGATGAGGAAGGCGAAATCGTAAATAAGGAAGCGATGCCCGACTTATCTGATGAAGATTTACAAGAATTGATGAAACGTATGGTTTACACTCGAATCTGGGATCAACGTGCTATATCACTAAACAGACAAGGACGTCTTGGGTTCTATGCACCAGTTGCCGGACAAGAAGCTTCAATGCTGGGTAGCCATTATGCTCTTGATAAAGAGGACTTTATTTTACCCGGATATCGTGATGTTCCCCAAATCGTATTTCACGGATTACCTCTCTACCAAGCGTTCCTTTTTTCTCGTGGACATTTCCATGGTAACCAAGTTCCAGAAGGTGTTAATGTGATTGCTCCACAAATTATTATTGGTGCACAAATTACACAGACCGCCGGAGTGGCTCTGGGATTGAAAAAACGTGGCAAGAAAAATATAGCGATTACGTATACAGGTGACGGTGGTGCTTCACAAGGTGATTTCTATGAAGGAATCAACTTTGCAGGCGCATTTAATGCCCCAGCTGTTTTTGTCGTTCAAAATAACCGTTTTGCTATTTCAGTACCTGTTGAAAAACAATCAGCAGCAAAAACAATTGCTCAAAAAGCGGTTGCAGCAGGTATCCACGGTATCCAGGTAGACGGAATGGATGTTCTTGCCGTTTATGTAGCAACAAAACAAGCCCGTGAACGTGCGATGAACGAAGAAGGTCCGACATTGATCGAAACACTGACTTACCGTTATGGACCTCATACAATGGCAGGGGACGATCCGACTCGATATCGTACAGAAGATATGGATAACGAATGGGAAAAGAAAGACCCGCTTGTTCGTTTCCGCAAATATTTAGAAAGTAAAGACTTATGGTCCGAAGAAAAAGAAAATGAAGTTGTAGAAAAAGCAAAAGAAGAAATTAAAGCAGCAATTAAAAAAACCGATGAAACACCTAAACAAAAAGTTACGGATCTGATCGATATCATGTACGAAAAGCTTCCGAAAAATCTAGAGGAGCAAATGGAAGAATATAAAGAAAAGGAGTCGAAGTAA
- a CDS encoding alpha-ketoacid dehydrogenase subunit beta, with protein sequence MAQMTMIQAITDAMRIELKNDEDVLIFGEDVGQNGGVFRATEGLQKEYGEDRVFDTPLAESGIGGLAIGLALQGYRPVPEIQFFGFVYEVMDAISGQMARLRYRSGGRYNAPITIRSPFGGGVKTPELHADSLEGLMAQQPGLKVVIPSTPYDAKGLLLSAIRDNDPVIFLEHMKLYRSFRDEVPEEEYTVEIGKADVKREGKDISIITYGAMVHSSLKAAEELEKEGIEAEVIDLRTVSPIDVDTIIESVNKTNRAIVVQEAQKQAGVAANVVAEINDRAILSLEAPVLRVTAPDTVFPFSAAEDVWLPDYKDIVAKAKQVVNF encoded by the coding sequence ATGGCCCAAATGACGATGATTCAAGCGATCACTGATGCGATGCGTATCGAATTGAAGAATGATGAAGATGTATTGATTTTTGGGGAAGACGTTGGTCAAAATGGTGGGGTTTTCCGCGCAACAGAAGGCCTCCAGAAAGAGTACGGTGAAGATCGCGTTTTTGATACGCCCCTTGCAGAGTCCGGAATTGGAGGACTAGCTATCGGGTTAGCGTTACAAGGGTATCGCCCTGTTCCTGAAATCCAATTTTTCGGGTTCGTTTATGAAGTCATGGATGCGATTTCAGGTCAGATGGCACGTTTACGATATCGTTCAGGCGGACGCTACAATGCACCGATAACGATTCGCTCTCCATTTGGCGGAGGTGTTAAAACTCCAGAGCTCCATGCTGATAGCTTAGAAGGTTTAATGGCGCAACAGCCAGGTCTGAAGGTTGTTATCCCATCAACTCCTTATGATGCAAAAGGGTTGCTCTTGTCAGCAATTCGAGACAACGATCCAGTCATCTTCCTTGAACATATGAAGCTTTATCGTTCATTCCGTGATGAAGTACCTGAAGAAGAGTATACTGTGGAAATTGGTAAGGCAGATGTTAAAAGGGAAGGGAAAGACATTTCCATCATCACGTACGGTGCAATGGTTCATTCTTCATTAAAAGCGGCTGAAGAGCTTGAAAAAGAAGGCATTGAAGCTGAAGTTATTGACTTAAGGACCGTGAGCCCAATTGATGTTGATACGATTATAGAGTCTGTCAACAAAACAAATCGTGCCATTGTTGTACAGGAGGCTCAAAAGCAAGCAGGAGTTGCTGCGAATGTAGTGGCAGAGATTAATGATCGTGCGATTCTTTCGTTGGAGGCACCAGTGTTACGTGTTACTGCACCGGATACAGTATTCCCGTTCTCCGCAGCAGAAGATGTATGGTTGCCGGATTACAAAGATATCGTTGCAAAAGCAAAGCAAGTCGTGAACTTTTAA
- a CDS encoding dihydrolipoamide acetyltransferase family protein, whose amino-acid sequence MAFEFKLPDIGEGIHEGEIVKWFVKAGDEVKEDDILLEVQNDKAVVEIPAPVDGTIKEVKVEEGTVAVVGDVLVTIDAEGYEGDSSESEAEQPNADEDKKPEADQAKEDDKEQKKSETVVSKSEDTDESDDDPTNRIKAMPSVRKYAREKGVNLKKVSGSGKNDRILKEDIDAYLDGGDKAVDAQDSVEEAEETSKEKKTEVKPAAAAQELETREKLKGTRKAIAKAMVNSKHTAPHVTHMDEVVVTDLVAHRKKFKEMAAEKGIKLTYLPYVAKALVSALREYPILNASIDDENEEIVHKHYYNIGIAADTDAGLVVPVIKDADRKSIFTLSNEINELAKKARDGKLSTDEMKGSTCTISNLGSAGGQWFTPIINHPDAAILGVGRIQEKPVVDDGEIVAAPVLAVSISYDHRLVDGVTAQQALNHIKRLLNDPQLLIMEA is encoded by the coding sequence GTGGCATTTGAATTTAAACTTCCAGATATCGGTGAAGGTATCCACGAAGGTGAAATCGTAAAATGGTTTGTCAAAGCAGGAGATGAGGTTAAGGAGGATGACATCCTTCTTGAAGTCCAGAATGATAAAGCTGTTGTTGAGATTCCTGCGCCGGTTGACGGTACAATTAAGGAAGTTAAGGTTGAAGAAGGAACAGTCGCAGTTGTAGGTGATGTTCTTGTAACCATCGATGCAGAGGGTTATGAAGGCGACAGCAGTGAGTCTGAAGCAGAGCAACCAAACGCGGATGAAGACAAGAAGCCTGAAGCAGATCAAGCTAAGGAAGATGATAAGGAACAGAAAAAATCGGAAACAGTGGTATCCAAATCAGAAGATACCGATGAATCTGATGATGATCCAACGAATCGGATCAAGGCAATGCCTTCTGTACGAAAATATGCTCGTGAAAAAGGGGTAAACCTTAAGAAGGTCAGTGGATCAGGTAAGAACGATAGAATTTTAAAAGAAGACATCGACGCATATCTTGACGGTGGAGACAAAGCCGTAGATGCTCAAGACAGTGTAGAAGAAGCAGAAGAAACTTCCAAGGAGAAGAAAACGGAAGTGAAACCTGCAGCTGCAGCACAAGAGCTTGAAACACGTGAGAAGCTAAAAGGTACGCGTAAAGCAATTGCTAAAGCAATGGTCAACTCCAAACATACTGCGCCTCATGTTACGCATATGGATGAAGTTGTCGTAACCGATCTTGTCGCACATCGTAAAAAGTTCAAAGAAATGGCCGCTGAAAAGGGTATAAAGCTTACGTATCTTCCATACGTTGCGAAGGCGCTTGTATCCGCACTGCGCGAGTATCCAATCTTGAATGCTTCTATTGATGATGAAAATGAGGAAATCGTACACAAGCATTATTACAATATCGGAATTGCTGCAGATACAGATGCTGGTCTCGTCGTACCCGTTATAAAGGATGCAGATCGTAAGTCGATTTTCACACTGTCTAATGAGATCAATGAGTTAGCGAAAAAAGCTCGGGATGGCAAACTGTCTACAGATGAAATGAAAGGCAGCACTTGTACGATCTCGAACCTTGGCTCAGCTGGGGGTCAATGGTTTACACCGATTATCAACCATCCAGACGCAGCGATCCTCGGTGTCGGACGTATCCAAGAAAAGCCAGTCGTTGATGATGGTGAAATTGTAGCTGCACCAGTACTTGCCGTTTCAATCAGCTATGATCATAGACTTGTTGACGGTGTCACTGCACAGCAAGCACTAAACCATATTAAACGTCTGTTGAACGATCCACAATTATTGATAATGGAGGCATAA
- the lpdA gene encoding dihydrolipoyl dehydrogenase has product MVVGDFAEEVDTLVIGSGPGGYVAAIRAAQMGQKVTIMEKDEIGGVCLNVGCIPSKAVINASHRFEHAKHSEDIGITAENVKVDMSKVQEWKTGIVKKLTGGVEGLLKGNKVDIVKGEAYFSDTNTVRVTKDEYTSQTYKFKNCILATGSSPIELPSFKWSDRVISSTGALALTEVPKKMVVIGGGYIGIELGSAYANLGTEVTILEGGKSIIPGFEKQMSTLVSRRLKKKGVEIITNAMAKGVEESDKGVTVTAEVKGEEKSFEADYVLVTVGRKPNTEELGLEQIGVKINDRGLIEVDKQGKTSVDGLYAIGDIVPGPALAHKASYEGKIAAEAISGEAAEIDYLAIPAVVFSDPELASVGYNEAEAKEAGFDVKASKFPFGANGRALSLNDAEGFMKLITRKDDGLVIGAQIAGPNASDMIAELGLAIEAGMTAEDIALTIHAHPTLGEITMEAAEVAIGLPVHIVK; this is encoded by the coding sequence ATGGTAGTAGGCGATTTTGCAGAAGAAGTTGATACACTGGTCATCGGTTCCGGACCCGGCGGATATGTTGCCGCAATTCGTGCTGCTCAAATGGGGCAAAAGGTTACGATTATGGAAAAAGACGAAATCGGAGGCGTTTGTCTCAACGTTGGTTGTATACCTTCTAAAGCAGTCATTAACGCAAGTCACCGTTTTGAACACGCAAAGCATTCAGAGGATATCGGAATTACAGCAGAAAATGTCAAGGTAGACATGAGCAAAGTTCAGGAATGGAAAACGGGTATCGTTAAGAAATTGACAGGTGGGGTAGAAGGGCTTCTTAAAGGAAATAAAGTCGATATTGTTAAAGGGGAAGCTTACTTTTCGGACACCAATACGGTTCGTGTAACAAAAGACGAGTATACTTCTCAAACATACAAATTTAAGAACTGTATACTCGCAACTGGATCAAGCCCGATTGAATTGCCTTCTTTTAAATGGAGTGACCGTGTCATTTCGTCAACTGGGGCATTAGCTCTAACAGAAGTTCCAAAAAAAATGGTGGTCATCGGTGGAGGGTATATCGGTATCGAACTAGGCTCTGCTTATGCAAATCTCGGTACGGAAGTGACAATCCTAGAGGGCGGTAAGTCGATTATTCCTGGCTTTGAAAAGCAAATGAGCACCCTTGTTTCTCGTCGTCTTAAAAAGAAAGGCGTAGAGATCATCACAAATGCGATGGCAAAAGGTGTCGAAGAGTCGGACAAGGGAGTAACTGTCACGGCTGAAGTAAAAGGTGAGGAAAAGTCGTTTGAAGCGGATTACGTACTTGTAACAGTTGGGCGTAAGCCGAATACTGAGGAACTCGGGCTCGAGCAAATTGGGGTTAAAATTAACGATCGAGGCTTAATTGAAGTCGACAAACAAGGGAAAACTTCCGTTGATGGCTTGTACGCAATTGGTGATATCGTTCCAGGGCCAGCATTAGCACACAAAGCATCTTATGAAGGAAAAATCGCAGCAGAAGCAATATCGGGAGAAGCAGCTGAAATCGATTATCTGGCAATCCCTGCGGTCGTGTTCAGTGATCCGGAGCTTGCCAGTGTTGGGTATAATGAAGCTGAGGCTAAGGAAGCAGGTTTTGATGTGAAGGCGTCCAAGTTCCCATTTGGAGCAAATGGCCGCGCCCTTTCGTTAAACGATGCGGAAGGATTTATGAAATTGATCACACGCAAAGATGATGGACTTGTGATTGGTGCACAAATCGCAGGACCGAATGCTTCGGATATGATTGCAGAATTAGGGCTTGCAATTGAAGCAGGAATGACTGCAGAAGATATTGCCCTAACCATACATGCTCATCCAACCTTAGGTGAAATCACGATGGAAGCAGCAGAAGTAGCAATCGGACTACCGGTCCACATCGTTAAATAA
- a CDS encoding thioredoxin domain-containing protein, producing the protein MNTKSRIFLSIPMLAVLSILSSCQITPALSHMPDFAQGQVHTILFSSNDNHNKERAYYDALLELQKKYPDKLSSIKIIQKDNTDMVDYFKVSTFPTLIIMYGNKVSVRIEGQKDTDKITEAIEPVYEQ; encoded by the coding sequence ATGAATACAAAGTCACGTATATTTCTTTCAATTCCGATGCTTGCAGTACTTTCAATATTAAGCAGCTGTCAAATAACACCTGCTTTAAGTCACATGCCCGACTTCGCTCAAGGTCAAGTTCACACAATCTTATTTTCTTCAAACGATAATCATAATAAAGAAAGGGCCTATTATGATGCATTGTTAGAGCTCCAGAAAAAATATCCGGACAAGCTTAGTTCTATTAAAATTATACAAAAGGATAACACTGACATGGTTGATTATTTTAAAGTGTCTACGTTTCCAACGTTAATCATTATGTATGGAAATAAAGTTTCTGTCCGAATCGAAGGACAAAAGGATACCGATAAAATAACGGAAGCAATTGAGCCAGTTTATGAACAGTAA
- a CDS encoding BCCT family transporter — protein MKKFTKVFVISLLISLVFIAWGVLSPKNLAENTADIQAFLQIKFGWFYLLSATAFLVFSIFLIFSKYGRIKLGKDTDEPDYSTVTWFAMLFSAGMGIGLVFWGVAEPLFHYYAPPSGNGETVEAARASLRFAFFHWGLHPWGIYTVIGLALAYFKFRKGAPGLISAIFRPILGDRVNGPIGILIDVIAVFATVFGVATSLGFGAAQISGGLSYVIDGIENTKMTQLIIIAIVTVLFLLSASTGLNKGIKYLSNINIVLAIILMLFLLFTGPTNFIMDVFTQTLGSYIQNLPGMSFRLGPFSDTRQDWIQAWTVFYWAWWIAWAPFVGMFIARVSKGRTIREFVLGVLLVPTIFGALWFSVFGGSAIFLDRLEGAGLYGIMTNPDNGTEIALFALLEHFPLGVVMSFLAILLISTFFITSADSATFVLGMQTTNGSLNPPNFIKFVWGIVVAASAAILLYSGGLQGLQTASIIAAFPFTIIMIFIVISMIKALKEDHQMKK, from the coding sequence ATGAAGAAATTCACAAAAGTATTTGTTATATCACTTCTCATTTCACTCGTTTTTATTGCGTGGGGGGTCTTATCACCCAAAAATCTAGCTGAGAATACAGCAGATATCCAGGCTTTTCTCCAAATAAAGTTCGGATGGTTCTACCTGCTTTCCGCAACGGCATTCCTTGTCTTTTCGATCTTTCTGATTTTCAGTAAGTACGGCCGTATAAAGCTCGGGAAGGATACGGATGAGCCAGATTACAGTACAGTTACATGGTTCGCAATGCTTTTTAGTGCCGGTATGGGTATCGGGCTTGTTTTTTGGGGAGTCGCAGAACCCTTATTCCACTATTATGCCCCCCCTTCAGGGAATGGGGAAACGGTAGAAGCCGCACGGGCATCCTTGCGTTTCGCGTTCTTCCATTGGGGACTCCATCCATGGGGAATATACACAGTAATTGGACTTGCTCTTGCCTATTTCAAATTCAGAAAAGGAGCACCAGGTCTAATTAGTGCAATTTTTAGACCAATATTAGGTGATCGGGTAAATGGTCCTATCGGAATACTCATTGATGTCATCGCCGTATTTGCAACCGTATTTGGTGTTGCGACATCACTCGGCTTTGGAGCGGCACAAATAAGCGGTGGACTTTCTTATGTAATAGATGGAATTGAAAATACGAAAATGACACAGCTCATAATCATTGCAATCGTTACTGTACTTTTTCTACTATCTGCATCCACGGGATTGAACAAAGGAATTAAATACTTAAGTAATATAAACATCGTTCTGGCCATAATTTTAATGCTGTTCCTTCTGTTTACTGGACCAACTAATTTTATTATGGATGTATTTACGCAAACGTTAGGTTCTTATATTCAAAACTTACCTGGCATGAGTTTCAGACTCGGCCCCTTTAGCGATACCCGTCAGGATTGGATTCAAGCTTGGACAGTGTTCTATTGGGCATGGTGGATTGCATGGGCACCATTTGTAGGTATGTTCATCGCACGTGTATCAAAAGGGCGTACCATCCGTGAGTTTGTTCTAGGTGTGTTGCTCGTACCTACTATTTTTGGCGCCCTATGGTTCTCCGTATTTGGAGGATCAGCCATCTTCCTAGATCGATTAGAGGGAGCTGGCCTTTACGGTATTATGACCAACCCAGACAATGGTACAGAAATTGCATTATTCGCACTACTCGAACACTTTCCGTTAGGGGTCGTTATGTCGTTTCTTGCTATCCTGCTGATCAGCACATTCTTTATTACTTCAGCCGATTCTGCAACGTTCGTTCTCGGGATGCAAACGACCAATGGAAGCCTAAACCCTCCAAATTTCATTAAGTTTGTATGGGGGATTGTTGTAGCTGCCTCTGCTGCAATCCTTTTATATTCAGGAGGACTTCAAGGTCTACAGACAGCGTCAATAATAGCAGCCTTTCCGTTTACAATCATCATGATCTTTATTGTCATATCAATGATAAAGGCATTAAAAGAAGATCACCAGATGAAGAAGTGA
- a CDS encoding polysaccharide deacetylase family protein, translating to MKQLLVLLMVSILIGCNASTVEEPTQERTETDQEQTETTENIPEDKENKPEDPPTSEKGEGEPAEPEEPKITYTISPANWTMQTESTEHEKAVLLTIDDAPDTYGLEMAQTLKELNVPAIFFINGHFIDTGEEKEVLRKIHDLGFEIGNHTMTHTNLSNLSVEEQKQEILTLNEEIEAITGEKPIFFRAPFGVNTDFSKNLVNEQNMMFMNWTFGYDWEAEYQNSQALTDIMVNTELLTNGAIILAHDREWTNEALKNIVEGLRGKGYTFIDPDQIEKK from the coding sequence ATGAAACAACTATTGGTTTTACTTATGGTTAGCATCCTTATAGGTTGTAATGCATCAACAGTTGAGGAACCTACACAGGAAAGAACGGAAACTGACCAAGAACAAACGGAAACAACTGAAAACATACCGGAAGATAAGGAAAATAAACCAGAGGATCCTCCGACTTCTGAAAAGGGGGAAGGGGAACCAGCTGAACCTGAAGAGCCAAAGATAACCTACACGATCAGTCCAGCAAATTGGACAATGCAAACAGAATCAACAGAACACGAAAAAGCAGTATTATTAACGATTGATGATGCCCCGGACACGTATGGCCTTGAAATGGCACAAACATTAAAAGAATTAAATGTTCCAGCCATCTTTTTTATAAATGGACATTTCATTGATACGGGTGAAGAAAAGGAAGTCCTACGTAAAATACACGATCTTGGTTTTGAAATAGGTAATCATACGATGACACATACAAACCTTTCAAATTTGTCTGTAGAGGAACAAAAGCAGGAGATTTTGACACTGAATGAGGAGATTGAAGCTATCACAGGGGAGAAACCTATCTTTTTCCGTGCCCCATTTGGAGTGAACACCGATTTTTCCAAGAATTTAGTCAACGAACAAAACATGATGTTTATGAACTGGACGTTCGGTTATGATTGGGAGGCGGAATATCAAAATAGTCAAGCATTGACTGATATTATGGTGAACACGGAGCTGCTTACGAACGGTGCGATTATACTTGCTCATGATCGAGAATGGACGAATGAAGCATTGAAGAATATTGTTGAAGGATTACGCGGAAAAGGATATACGTTTATCGATCCTGATCAAATTGAGAAAAAATAG